A portion of the Limosilactobacillus reuteri genome contains these proteins:
- a CDS encoding DNA-3-methyladenine glycosylase I, giving the protein MTLKRPQWANATPEMQDYYDHYWGFPVHDDQQLFAMLSLELFQAGLTWQTIWRRREAFNQAFNNFKIEKVASFTDEDINRLCEDETIIRNRLKILAVINNAQVILKLRKTGKTFDDYVWHFVDDQPQDLGLTTDVELAPKTPASEEIAKQMRKDGFKFVGPTIIYSFMTAVGMVNARLK; this is encoded by the coding sequence ATGACACTTAAACGACCACAATGGGCAAATGCGACACCAGAAATGCAAGACTATTATGATCACTACTGGGGATTTCCAGTTCATGATGATCAGCAGTTATTTGCAATGTTATCTTTAGAATTATTTCAGGCTGGGTTAACTTGGCAGACAATCTGGCGGCGACGGGAAGCATTTAATCAGGCATTCAATAACTTTAAGATTGAAAAAGTGGCATCTTTTACCGATGAAGATATTAATCGATTATGTGAGGATGAAACTATTATTCGTAATCGTCTTAAAATATTAGCGGTAATTAATAATGCACAAGTGATTTTAAAATTACGGAAAACGGGAAAGACGTTTGACGATTATGTGTGGCACTTTGTTGATGATCAGCCGCAAGACTTGGGCTTAACTACCGATGTTGAATTAGCTCCTAAAACACCGGCTTCGGAAGAAATAGCCAAGCAAATGCGGAAGGATGGATTTAAATTTGTTGGTCCGACAATTATTTACTCTTTCATGACGGCAGTAGGGATGGTCAATGCCCGTTTGAAATAA
- a CDS encoding IS30 family transposase, giving the protein MGTTILSFEDRVVIETLRYENRSLKYIADYLGFSKTTIFNEVHRLTGEYHAVKAQADHEAKLSHRGRKTILTTNLKRLIEEKIKIQKWSIEQVAHVVRIAYKTIYNWIDQGVLDIGVADLPDHGIRRRRAIETRGTFSHGRSIEDRPAEVIDRHTSGHFEADTVLSGKRKGQAIATFVERKSRLTIVKRLQGRDSTSMTKAILELANQLEDNLKTLTVDHGKEFANYKLIEEQARIPLYFAHAYSPHERGSNENRNRVLRRFIPKGQPIEEITDDELIQINWYLNSRPLKCLNWRTPIEIFLRNLRH; this is encoded by the coding sequence ATGGGCACCACTATTTTATCATTTGAAGACCGTGTTGTCATCGAAACTCTTCGTTATGAAAACCGCTCCCTTAAATACATCGCTGATTACCTTGGCTTCAGTAAAACCACGATCTTTAATGAGGTTCATCGTTTGACTGGTGAATATCACGCAGTTAAAGCTCAAGCTGATCATGAAGCTAAACTTAGTCATCGTGGGCGTAAAACCATCTTAACGACTAACCTCAAGCGATTAATTGAAGAAAAGATTAAGATCCAAAAATGGTCGATTGAACAAGTGGCTCATGTAGTTAGAATCGCCTACAAGACCATCTACAACTGGATTGATCAAGGAGTATTGGATATTGGCGTGGCTGATTTACCTGACCATGGAATTCGCCGCCGACGAGCCATAGAAACCCGTGGGACTTTTAGCCATGGACGTTCCATTGAAGATCGTCCCGCTGAAGTTATTGACCGTCATACCTCAGGTCACTTTGAAGCAGATACAGTTTTATCTGGAAAGCGTAAAGGTCAAGCAATAGCTACGTTTGTCGAGCGTAAGAGTCGTCTTACCATCGTTAAACGGCTTCAGGGACGAGATAGTACCTCAATGACCAAGGCCATTTTAGAATTAGCTAATCAGTTAGAAGATAATCTCAAGACCCTTACTGTTGACCATGGGAAAGAATTCGCTAACTACAAGCTAATTGAAGAGCAGGCCAGAATCCCCCTTTACTTTGCGCATGCTTATTCTCCACATGAACGGGGCAGTAATGAGAATCGCAACCGAGTACTACGACGCTTTATCCCCAAAGGTCAACCGATTGAGGAAATCACTGATGATGAGTTAATTCAAATTAACTGGTATTTGAACTCCAGGCCACTCAAATGTTTAAACTGGCGCACACCAATTGAGATCTTTTTGCGTAATCTGCGTCACTAA
- a CDS encoding ISL3 family transposase — protein sequence MDNDTRTLLNLTDPHLNFPHHWLKYKSIKNVRVAQISCTLSYIPRACPNCGVINRGQILKYGFYQAKYKYGQFRAQPLMLLVNTQRFQCPDCHTTFNATSYLFEKQRTISRDLRREIILRLTRIQTIKDIAHDLFISEASVQRVLLDLADQYKPNLNYLPETLCIDEFKSMRSAKGKMSFIAVDGDRSCLFELLEDRRLRSLFKHYQQFTRAARCRVKYLVMDMNAAYDQLVKTVFPCAQIIYDRFHIAKHLNDTMNHVRIHVFNRLRKGDSAEQKQARRLKRYWRLFLQDRENLSTKVYYEGRYFNRVVNSIMILDLMLAYDQELRATYNFIQSLKRAYNQRDFTTFFQLLKLRPDSVSHYTIHRCQVLARYKEGIKRGFETKFSNGRTEGINNRIKTIKRVACGYRYFTAFKTRIYS from the coding sequence ATGGATAATGATACAAGGACTCTCCTCAATTTAACAGACCCTCATTTAAATTTTCCTCATCATTGGCTTAAATATAAATCAATTAAAAACGTTCGGGTGGCACAAATATCCTGTACCCTTTCTTATATCCCGCGTGCTTGTCCAAATTGTGGCGTTATTAATCGTGGACAAATCTTAAAATATGGTTTTTATCAAGCTAAATACAAATATGGACAATTTAGGGCTCAACCATTAATGTTGCTTGTTAATACTCAACGTTTTCAATGTCCTGACTGCCATACAACATTTAATGCGACTAGTTATCTTTTTGAAAAGCAACGAACAATTAGTCGTGATTTAAGGCGTGAAATTATTCTTCGGTTAACGCGAATTCAAACAATTAAAGATATTGCCCATGATTTGTTTATCAGTGAAGCTTCGGTCCAGCGGGTCCTTTTGGACCTCGCTGATCAATACAAGCCGAATTTAAACTATCTACCGGAAACACTATGTATTGATGAATTTAAATCAATGCGGAGCGCTAAAGGTAAGATGAGTTTCATCGCTGTTGATGGTGATCGGAGTTGCTTATTTGAACTCCTTGAAGATCGGCGATTACGTAGTTTATTTAAGCATTATCAACAGTTTACACGTGCTGCCCGTTGCCGGGTGAAATATCTGGTAATGGATATGAACGCTGCTTATGATCAACTAGTTAAAACCGTTTTTCCTTGTGCTCAAATCATCTATGATCGCTTTCATATTGCCAAACACCTTAATGATACGATGAATCATGTGCGAATTCATGTCTTCAATCGTTTGCGAAAAGGTGATTCTGCGGAGCAGAAACAAGCTCGGCGCCTTAAACGTTATTGGCGGCTATTTCTTCAAGATCGGGAAAATTTAAGTACAAAAGTTTATTACGAAGGACGTTATTTTAATCGCGTTGTTAATTCCATTATGATCTTAGACTTAATGTTAGCGTATGACCAAGAGTTAAGAGCTACCTATAATTTTATTCAATCCTTGAAGCGTGCTTACAATCAACGTGATTTTACAACTTTCTTTCAATTACTTAAACTCCGGCCAGACAGTGTCAGCCATTATACAATCCACCGTTGTCAAGTTTTAGCGCGCTATAAAGAGGGAATTAAGCGTGGCTTTGAGACGAAGTTCTCAAATGGTCGAACCGAAGGGATTAATAATCGAATTAAAACTATCAAACGAGTTGCCTGTGGTTATCGTTACTTTACGGCATTTAAAACGCGGATTTATTCCTAA
- a CDS encoding MFS transporter — MDQSIARNGKSYSRFWFIFTLLVGTFTMSISQSSLSTAYPTLMNAFGISTSTVQWLTTGFMLVMCVSMPISPWMLNNMSFKTMFIGALGLFDIGSLMIVLTPASWGINGFWFMMIGRAMEAFAVGVLFPSYQTVLLEITPKEERGLTMGIAGLVMGSALACGPIVSGIVLKFFSWKSLFILFMLVISAIILMAASGLIQDVMERHETNLDWLSVILLIGLIGIMYVVDQTGKKNPAWGINAGIFIISLIAVTWFCIRQLHLKHPLLELRVLKTFNYDLAILLTSISYIALIVTTIIFPLYYQGVLKVSPFVSGMALVPGAAFLSILNPLSGKLADKIGFKPTMLVGMFMIIIGWVAGLIVLNHLSLLGMILCAMVIEGGNAFVMMPAVTLGANALPDELVPHGTAVITTVRQVLGSAGVTISTLILTVATANALQRGSSAQVASLHGYHLVFIGMIVTELIGLVLAFMLKNTNKEKSTK; from the coding sequence ATGGATCAAAGTATCGCACGCAATGGAAAAAGTTATAGTCGCTTTTGGTTTATTTTTACTTTACTAGTTGGTACCTTTACGATGTCGATTAGTCAATCATCGTTGTCAACTGCCTATCCAACTTTAATGAACGCTTTTGGGATTTCAACATCAACCGTTCAATGGCTGACGACTGGTTTTATGCTCGTAATGTGTGTCAGCATGCCAATTAGCCCGTGGATGCTCAATAATATGAGTTTTAAGACAATGTTCATTGGAGCACTGGGACTATTTGATATTGGATCCTTGATGATTGTTTTAACCCCCGCGTCTTGGGGAATTAATGGCTTCTGGTTTATGATGATTGGACGAGCCATGGAAGCATTTGCTGTCGGAGTTTTATTCCCATCATATCAAACTGTTTTGCTTGAGATTACGCCTAAAGAAGAACGGGGATTAACAATGGGAATTGCTGGTTTGGTAATGGGATCCGCCCTTGCCTGTGGACCGATTGTTTCAGGAATTGTTCTAAAGTTTTTTAGCTGGAAGAGCCTTTTTATCCTCTTTATGCTTGTTATTTCGGCAATTATTTTAATGGCTGCTAGCGGACTGATCCAAGATGTAATGGAACGACATGAAACGAACCTTGATTGGCTATCAGTAATCTTACTAATTGGGTTAATTGGGATTATGTACGTTGTTGACCAAACTGGAAAAAAGAATCCTGCATGGGGAATAAATGCAGGGATCTTTATCATTAGTCTTATTGCGGTTACCTGGTTCTGCATTCGGCAGCTTCACCTCAAGCACCCGCTATTGGAATTACGGGTATTGAAGACTTTTAATTATGATTTAGCAATTCTTTTAACGTCGATTTCATATATTGCGTTAATTGTAACGACAATTATTTTCCCCCTTTATTATCAGGGAGTATTAAAAGTTAGTCCATTTGTTTCTGGAATGGCCCTAGTGCCTGGCGCTGCTTTTCTTAGTATCCTGAATCCTTTGTCAGGAAAGTTAGCTGATAAAATTGGGTTTAAACCGACAATGCTGGTAGGAATGTTTATGATTATCATTGGCTGGGTTGCTGGATTAATCGTCCTTAATCACCTCAGCTTGTTGGGAATGATCCTTTGTGCAATGGTGATTGAAGGTGGAAATGCCTTTGTAATGATGCCAGCTGTCACACTGGGAGCAAATGCCTTGCCTGATGAATTAGTCCCCCACGGAACAGCCGTAATAACAACTGTCCGGCAAGTTCTCGGTTCCGCGGGCGTTACTATTTCAACACTGATTTTAACGGTTGCTACTGCAAATGCACTTCAACGGGGAAGTTCAGCTCAAGTCGCTTCCCTTCACGGCTATCATTTAGTATTTATTGGCATGATCGTCACTGAATTGATTGGTCTTGTACTAGCATTTATGTTAAAAAATACTAATAAGGAAAAAAGTACAAAATAA
- a CDS encoding type II toxin-antitoxin system HicB family antitoxin, producing the protein MEIVSYPAIFTPKDNEIQVDFPDLPEAFTQGKTMDEAMDFAKLGLAITLNDKLGHFEEAPSVSSLEVLKQQHPDQIIKMVTVDLEQY; encoded by the coding sequence ATGGAAATAGTGAGTTATCCAGCAATTTTTACCCCGAAAGATAATGAAATTCAAGTTGATTTTCCAGATTTGCCGGAAGCATTTACCCAGGGGAAAACAATGGATGAGGCGATGGATTTTGCTAAATTGGGTCTAGCAATTACCCTTAATGATAAACTCGGCCACTTTGAGGAAGCCCCTTCTGTAAGCTCATTAGAGGTGTTAAAGCAACAACATCCAGATCAAATCATTAAAATGGTAACTGTCGATTTGGAACAATACTAG
- a CDS encoding IS30 family transposase, which yields MTHLNDTMSTSLLTTHKKNAHLTKEERVMIATLKSQGLSNRAIGRQLGVNHQTINNELNRGTVRQLRRQKSNGKIYEYSYYIYSYEAGQATYFEHHRHSGRRRLYYSSKQFLRLADQLMLGEFDDHHYSPQAVIYKARDLMNDGTLIPKSVVTLYQWINEGVLRTSNLDLFEKPKRKHHRTHPQAKRCLGPNIAQRPQTADQRSEIGHWELDTVQGQKNGNDSVVLVMTDRLSRVNITSKIAGKTAHAVNQFFINLRQKMGTDAYYRIFKTITSDNGSEFSELTQVHDHVFYADPYSPWERGSNEINNRFLRKEITKGEAINNYSSAQIIATNDWMNHYPRAMFNGHSSMDIYRKAFYQEISQLHQPIINWSVLFI from the coding sequence ATGACGCACTTAAATGATACCATGTCTACTAGTTTATTGACTACTCATAAAAAGAATGCTCATCTTACTAAAGAAGAACGTGTGATGATTGCGACTTTAAAGTCGCAAGGACTTTCCAATCGCGCAATTGGTCGCCAATTAGGAGTTAATCATCAAACAATTAATAACGAGCTCAACCGTGGTACGGTCCGCCAACTTCGTCGTCAAAAATCTAATGGTAAGATTTACGAATATTCTTACTACATCTATAGTTATGAAGCTGGTCAGGCCACATATTTTGAACATCACCGCCATTCTGGTCGTCGTCGCTTATATTATTCTTCAAAGCAATTTTTACGATTAGCTGATCAGCTAATGCTTGGTGAGTTTGACGACCACCATTACTCCCCACAAGCGGTTATTTATAAGGCTCGAGATTTAATGAATGATGGCACCCTGATCCCAAAGTCGGTTGTAACTTTATATCAATGGATTAATGAGGGTGTGCTTCGTACGTCCAATTTAGACCTCTTTGAAAAACCTAAACGTAAGCATCATCGAACTCATCCGCAAGCTAAAAGGTGCTTAGGGCCTAATATTGCTCAACGACCTCAAACTGCGGACCAACGGTCCGAAATTGGCCATTGGGAACTAGATACAGTTCAGGGACAGAAAAACGGTAATGACAGTGTTGTACTAGTAATGACTGATCGCCTTTCACGAGTTAATATCACAAGTAAAATTGCTGGTAAAACTGCGCATGCAGTAAATCAGTTCTTTATAAATTTACGCCAGAAAATGGGCACAGATGCTTACTATCGCATCTTTAAGACAATAACCTCTGACAACGGTTCAGAATTTAGTGAGTTAACACAAGTTCACGATCATGTTTTCTATGCTGATCCGTATTCCCCTTGGGAACGTGGATCCAATGAGATCAATAACCGGTTTCTCCGCAAGGAGATTACCAAAGGTGAAGCTATAAATAACTATAGTAGTGCTCAGATCATAGCGACTAATGATTGGATGAATCACTATCCACGAGCTATGTTTAATGGACATTCGTCAATGGATATCTATCGTAAGGCCTTCTACCAAGAGATATCACAGCTCCATCAACCAATAATCAATTGGTCAGTATTATTTATTTGA
- the metK gene encoding methionine adenosyltransferase — MAERHLFTSESVSEGHPDKIADQISDAILDELLKKDPDSRVAVETSVTTGLVLVFGEVSTKAYVNIQQIVRDTIRKIGYTDGKYGFDADNCAVITAIDEQSPDIAQGVDDSLETREGEADPLDKIGAGDQGLMFGYATDETPEYMPLTLVLSHKLMRKIAQLRKDGVISYLRPDAKAEVTVEYDENDKPLRVDTVVLSTQHDPEVSLDQIKKDIKEQVIEAVIPAEYLDDQTKYFINPTGRFVIGGPQGDAGLTGRKIIVDTYGGAAHHGGGAFSGKDATKVDRSASYAARYIAKNIVAAGYAKKAEIQVAYAIGVAEPVSIMINTYGTGTRSEEELIAAVRKVFDLRPAGIIEMLDLKRPIYKQTAAYGHFGRTDVDLPWEHLDKVDELKEILG, encoded by the coding sequence ATGGCAGAACGACATTTATTTACATCTGAATCAGTATCAGAAGGACATCCAGATAAGATTGCTGACCAAATCAGTGACGCGATCTTGGATGAATTGCTTAAGAAGGATCCTGATTCACGGGTTGCAGTTGAGACCTCAGTTACCACTGGACTAGTATTAGTCTTTGGTGAAGTTTCTACTAAGGCCTACGTTAATATCCAACAGATTGTGCGTGACACAATTCGTAAGATCGGTTATACAGATGGTAAGTACGGGTTCGATGCTGATAATTGTGCTGTTATCACTGCAATCGATGAACAATCACCAGACATTGCTCAAGGGGTTGATGATTCCTTAGAAACGCGTGAAGGTGAAGCTGATCCGCTTGATAAGATTGGTGCCGGTGACCAAGGATTGATGTTTGGTTACGCTACTGACGAAACACCTGAATATATGCCATTAACATTGGTTTTAAGCCATAAATTAATGCGTAAGATTGCTCAACTACGTAAGGATGGCGTTATCTCTTACCTTCGTCCAGATGCAAAGGCCGAAGTAACTGTAGAATACGATGAGAATGACAAGCCATTACGTGTTGATACCGTTGTTTTAAGTACCCAGCATGATCCAGAGGTTTCACTTGATCAAATTAAAAAGGATATTAAAGAACAAGTAATTGAAGCAGTCATTCCAGCTGAGTACCTTGATGACCAAACTAAGTACTTCATTAATCCAACAGGTCGCTTTGTAATCGGTGGGCCTCAAGGGGATGCCGGTTTAACAGGACGGAAGATTATTGTTGATACTTATGGTGGGGCTGCCCATCATGGTGGTGGAGCCTTTTCTGGAAAGGATGCTACTAAGGTTGACCGTTCTGCTAGTTATGCTGCTCGTTACATTGCTAAAAACATTGTTGCAGCGGGCTATGCTAAGAAGGCAGAAATTCAAGTTGCTTATGCCATTGGTGTAGCAGAACCAGTATCGATCATGATTAATACTTATGGTACCGGTACCCGTTCAGAAGAAGAATTAATTGCCGCTGTTCGAAAAGTATTTGATTTACGTCCAGCTGGAATTATTGAAATGCTCGACTTGAAGCGGCCAATTTACAAGCAAACTGCTGCTTATGGTCACTTTGGTCGAACTGATGTGGACTTACCATGGGAACACCTTGATAAAGTTGACGAATTAAAAGAAATTTTAGGCTAA
- the leuS gene encoding leucine--tRNA ligase: MAYDHKTIEKKWQKFWKKNETFKADLNKDQKKYYALDMFPYPSGQGLHVGHPEGYTATDVMSRMKRMQGFNVLHPMGWDAFGLPAEQYALKTGHNPKDFTNKNIDHFRDQIQSLGFSYDWDREVNTTDPKFYKWTQWIFEQLYKKGLAYESEIMVNWAPDFMGGTVVANEEVEDGKTKRGGYPVYRKPMRQWVLKITAYADRLIDDLDLVDWPESVKEMQRNWIGRSEGASVFFPVVGNEDTKIEVFTTRADTLFGASYVVLAPEQELVDQLTTPEHKAEVEKYKEEASRRSDLERTDLNKDKTGVFTGSYVINPVNGEKLPIWISDYVLASYGTGAVMAVPSGDQRDYDFATKFDLPIKPVIEGTDVSEGAFDGDGKHINSGFLDGLNIADAKQKMIDWLEEHDAGHKKVNYRLRDWIFSRQRYWGEPIPVIHWDDGTTSLVPEDELPLELPKTDNIEPSGTGESPLANVEDWVNVYDENGRHGLRETNTMPQWAGSSWYWLRYTDPHNDKEFASKEALNYWSPVDLYVGGAEHAVLHLLYARFWHKVLYDLGLVPTKEPFMKLVNQGMILGSNHEKMSKSKGNVVNPDDIVDQYGADTLRLYEMFMGPLEESVPWDEKGLHGANKWVQRVWRLLMDDNNHLRDRVSTFNDGKLTKVYNQTVKKVTEDYERMHFNTAISQLMVFVNEAYKVDDLPVEYMKGFVKMIAPIMPHMAEELWSQFGESDTITYQPWPTYDPKALVEDEVEMIVQVNGKVRAKIKMAKDTDRDEAQQLALANEHVKKFTDGKDIKKVIVVPNKIVNIVAK, encoded by the coding sequence ATGGCTTACGATCATAAGACGATTGAAAAAAAGTGGCAAAAGTTTTGGAAGAAGAATGAAACTTTTAAAGCAGACCTTAATAAGGACCAAAAGAAGTATTATGCATTAGACATGTTCCCGTATCCATCTGGTCAAGGACTCCACGTTGGTCACCCAGAAGGTTATACCGCTACGGATGTAATGTCACGGATGAAGCGGATGCAAGGCTTTAATGTTTTACATCCAATGGGGTGGGATGCATTCGGTTTGCCAGCTGAACAATATGCGTTAAAGACTGGTCATAACCCTAAGGACTTTACGAACAAAAATATTGATCATTTCCGTGACCAAATCCAATCACTCGGGTTCTCATATGACTGGGACCGTGAAGTAAATACGACTGATCCTAAGTTCTACAAGTGGACTCAATGGATTTTTGAACAGCTCTACAAGAAGGGGCTTGCTTACGAAAGTGAAATTATGGTTAACTGGGCCCCTGATTTTATGGGTGGAACAGTTGTTGCCAACGAAGAGGTTGAAGATGGCAAGACTAAACGTGGTGGCTATCCCGTTTACCGTAAGCCAATGCGTCAATGGGTTTTGAAAATTACTGCTTATGCGGACCGTTTGATTGACGATCTTGATCTTGTTGACTGGCCAGAAAGCGTTAAAGAAATGCAACGTAACTGGATTGGTCGTTCAGAAGGTGCTTCAGTATTTTTCCCAGTTGTGGGGAATGAAGATACTAAGATTGAAGTATTTACGACGCGGGCAGATACGCTTTTTGGTGCTTCTTATGTTGTTCTTGCTCCCGAACAAGAATTAGTTGACCAATTGACAACACCAGAACACAAGGCGGAAGTTGAAAAGTACAAGGAAGAAGCATCACGGCGGTCTGATCTTGAACGGACTGACTTAAACAAGGACAAGACTGGTGTATTTACTGGTTCTTACGTTATTAATCCAGTTAACGGTGAAAAACTACCAATTTGGATTAGTGATTACGTGCTTGCTTCATATGGAACTGGGGCAGTAATGGCTGTTCCTTCCGGAGATCAACGTGATTATGACTTTGCTACTAAGTTTGACTTGCCAATTAAGCCTGTTATTGAAGGAACAGATGTGTCAGAAGGTGCTTTTGATGGTGACGGTAAGCACATTAATTCTGGTTTCCTTGATGGCTTGAACATTGCTGATGCAAAGCAAAAGATGATCGATTGGCTTGAAGAACACGATGCTGGTCATAAGAAAGTTAACTACCGTCTTCGTGATTGGATCTTCAGTCGGCAACGTTACTGGGGTGAACCAATTCCAGTTATCCACTGGGATGATGGGACAACCTCATTAGTTCCAGAAGATGAACTTCCACTTGAATTACCAAAGACTGATAACATCGAACCATCAGGAACTGGTGAAAGTCCATTAGCAAATGTTGAAGATTGGGTTAACGTTTATGACGAAAATGGTCGTCATGGTCTTCGTGAGACTAACACCATGCCACAATGGGCCGGTTCATCATGGTACTGGCTCCGGTACACTGATCCTCATAATGACAAGGAATTTGCCTCAAAAGAAGCTCTTAATTACTGGTCACCAGTTGATCTCTATGTTGGTGGAGCTGAACACGCTGTTCTTCACTTGCTCTATGCTCGATTCTGGCATAAGGTTCTTTATGACCTCGGTCTCGTACCAACTAAAGAACCATTCATGAAGCTTGTTAACCAGGGGATGATTCTTGGTTCAAACCATGAAAAGATGTCGAAGTCCAAAGGTAATGTTGTTAACCCTGATGACATTGTTGACCAATATGGGGCTGATACTTTACGTCTTTACGAAATGTTCATGGGACCACTTGAAGAATCTGTACCTTGGGATGAAAAGGGACTTCATGGTGCTAATAAGTGGGTTCAACGTGTATGGCGGTTGTTGATGGATGATAATAACCACCTCCGTGACCGGGTATCCACTTTCAATGATGGTAAGCTTACCAAGGTTTACAATCAAACTGTTAAGAAAGTTACCGAAGACTACGAACGGATGCACTTCAACACGGCTATTTCTCAATTGATGGTCTTTGTAAACGAAGCTTACAAGGTTGATGATTTACCAGTTGAATACATGAAAGGCTTTGTAAAGATGATTGCACCAATCATGCCTCACATGGCTGAAGAACTCTGGAGTCAATTCGGTGAGAGTGATACAATTACTTACCAACCATGGCCAACTTACGATCCAAAAGCTTTAGTTGAAGATGAAGTTGAAATGATCGTCCAGGTTAACGGTAAGGTACGGGCTAAGATTAAGATGGCCAAGGATACTGACCGCGATGAAGCACAACAACTTGCTTTAGCAAACGAACATGTTAAGAAGTTTACTGACGGCAAGGATATTAAGAAAGTCATTGTTGTCCCTAACAAGATCGTTAACATTGTTGCAAAATAG
- a CDS encoding putative polysaccharide biosynthesis protein, whose protein sequence is MEENKVNDLSSTAVKKDSRTKMITGSAWMTAGSITSRILGALYIIPWVTWLGAYSNEANALYAQGYNIYNMFLVIATAGIPSAISKMVAHYNGINQYGVSRRLYHSGMYVAMAMGVICTTVMMFGARLMDNGDPNMIPVIRSLAWAILIIPGMSITRGFLQGYNWMAPSAISQFVEQLFRVIYMLAATYFIMKIQNGNWVSAVSQSTFAAFIGAIGAVIVLGIAWMRHRREMNDLVAQGEVNTEVSTQTLIFKIIYQSIPFIIIESGVTIFQLIDQYTFKRMMPLVGHFTKYQMDVTYALFAFNANKLYMIVISLASALAATVIPLLATARAQNDQEDMRKQIQNVLLLFYFVMIPAALGLSAVAQQIYTVFYRYDAAGVVVLQFAAYISIMLGLYTVAAAMMQGISENKKMMMFLAIGIVIKFILQFPCIWIFEGLGPLVSTGISMFVINYLILHSFNMEFHLRFDKMALPTNQILAYSLVMFAGTKIVMLIIGLFVSPYGRYTAFFSLIPGVIVGAGIYLYLCLKSRLADQLLGPRVARLRTILHIK, encoded by the coding sequence ATGGAAGAAAATAAAGTAAATGATTTGAGCAGCACCGCAGTAAAAAAAGATTCGCGAACAAAAATGATTACAGGTTCAGCTTGGATGACAGCTGGTAGTATTACTTCGCGGATCTTAGGGGCGCTGTACATTATTCCGTGGGTTACATGGTTAGGAGCTTACAGTAACGAAGCGAATGCCTTATATGCTCAGGGGTACAATATTTATAATATGTTTTTAGTGATTGCAACGGCGGGAATTCCTTCTGCAATTTCTAAAATGGTCGCGCATTATAACGGAATAAATCAGTATGGGGTTAGTCGCCGACTGTATCATTCTGGAATGTACGTTGCAATGGCAATGGGTGTAATTTGTACAACGGTGATGATGTTTGGGGCTCGTTTAATGGATAATGGAGATCCAAATATGATTCCGGTTATTCGCTCATTAGCTTGGGCTATTTTGATTATTCCAGGGATGTCGATTACCCGAGGATTTTTACAAGGGTATAACTGGATGGCACCATCAGCAATTTCACAATTTGTTGAACAGCTTTTCCGGGTTATTTATATGCTGGCGGCCACTTATTTCATTATGAAGATTCAAAATGGCAATTGGGTTAGTGCCGTTTCCCAATCAACATTTGCGGCCTTTATCGGAGCAATTGGTGCAGTGATCGTCTTAGGGATTGCCTGGATGCGTCACCGACGCGAAATGAATGACTTAGTGGCACAAGGTGAAGTAAATACTGAAGTTTCAACCCAAACATTAATTTTTAAGATTATTTATCAGTCAATTCCGTTCATCATTATTGAATCAGGGGTAACGATTTTCCAATTAATTGATCAATATACTTTTAAGCGGATGATGCCATTAGTCGGTCACTTTACTAAGTATCAGATGGATGTTACTTATGCATTGTTTGCGTTTAATGCTAATAAGCTTTACATGATTGTTATTTCATTGGCTTCTGCATTAGCCGCAACAGTTATTCCTTTGCTTGCGACAGCCCGGGCTCAGAACGATCAAGAGGATATGCGAAAACAGATTCAAAATGTTCTCTTGTTATTCTATTTCGTGATGATTCCGGCAGCTCTTGGATTATCCGCGGTTGCTCAGCAAATCTACACCGTCTTTTATCGTTATGATGCGGCAGGGGTTGTAGTACTGCAATTTGCGGCTTACATTTCGATTATGTTAGGCTTGTATACTGTAGCCGCAGCAATGATGCAGGGGATTTCTGAGAATAAGAAGATGATGATGTTTTTAGCAATCGGAATCGTAATTAAATTTATCCTCCAGTTCCCATGTATTTGGATCTTTGAAGGATTAGGACCACTGGTTTCAACCGGGATTTCAATGTTTGTAATTAACTATTTAATCTTGCATTCCTTTAATATGGAATTCCACCTACGTTTTGATAAGATGGCCCTGCCAACTAACCAGATTTTAGCTTACTCCTTAGTGATGTTTGCTGGGACAAAGATTGTAATGTTAATCATTGGCCTTTTTGTTAGTCCATATGGGCGCTACACTGCTTTCTTCTCCTTGATTCCGGGAGTAATAGTCGGAGCAGGAATTTATCTCTATCTCTGCTTAAAGTCACGATTAGCCGACCAATTATTGGGACCACGAGTAGCAAGATTACGAACGATTTTACACATTAAATAA